A DNA window from Megalopta genalis isolate 19385.01 unplaced genomic scaffold, iyMegGena1_principal scaffold1814, whole genome shotgun sequence contains the following coding sequences:
- the LOC143263793 gene encoding uncharacterized protein LOC143263793 has product MSSDTTKLRVVFEGSAITSTGFSLNDTLHIGAKIQDDLFYILLRFRIHQYVITGDIEKMYRQFLVRPEDRRYQRILWRDTDNCVKTYELNTVTFGLSAAPYLAIRCLQQVAQDE; this is encoded by the coding sequence atgtcgagcgatacaactaaattacgcgTAGTCTTCGAAGGGTCTGCAATCACAAGCACTGGATTTTCACTTAACGACACCTTACACATTGGAGCCAAAATACAGGACGATCTGTTCTACATTTTGCTCCGATTTCGCATCCATCAGTATGTTATTACTGGCGACATCGAGAAGATGTATAGGCAATTTCTCGTGCGCCCAGAAGACAGAAGGTACCAGAGAATCCTCTGGCGTGACACCGACAATTGCGTAAAAACTTATGAACTAAATACGGTTACATTCGGCCTATCAGCCGCCCCATATCTGGCTATCAGATGCCTCCAACAAGTGGCACAAGACGAAG